Proteins from one Silurus meridionalis isolate SWU-2019-XX chromosome 3, ASM1480568v1, whole genome shotgun sequence genomic window:
- the lmo7a gene encoding LIM domain only protein 7 isoform X4, with translation MMSESKEYRRSLVVTPKTNAQFNQFLPSKDKQLSYVPAPLRKKRTNNQNEDNRRSWASPMFTEDDGSFSRIGSGSSSINELAKQNSTQAAWLFEYESSDSEVDRPDPDPFLDDLASRRFHTSSAVTPTNFALPMTSGESTTLPQATRPKVMDTNLPRPTLTYLSGESKLPQKAARRSVSADVYMYDASEEEDEIGFADPVQDDLYARKVGLTEAQPISTVHYDKFLPKFWTPAEDMHVQKIKLGSQRRPWYRKIQGFSQKKSGSSSEDSDCDVSSQLCVSSTSHSETLSPHAQTSAQLSPITSSPTPQPLMLTHQPPGAQRFQLPDFLPSLHPTSGPRLIKCKRHPLLGREHPNDPYNVSEDILPDLENDDMFSRRTCAFNSNIEMARIKYGGLLTSHHRSEPCIRVVTQHSKDKSIYPDIEKDDVVTRRLRQQSTLRPLSGAPDNYHPVPIPEPWTLPQKLQAKVSALCTPVHVTAQVHAEQKVDATRKTDDMLVRKLGIAHVQNPTEYSQRTVGTQTGPSVPSSCSEEDLQKWQAIREASRLRYMKRLMVERQLQKNSDSDGSKSLSELPIEQAVQSVRVEDLQKFRAQVKESEDKWQDDLTKWKNRRRSVNLDIMKKKEEREQVEILTSGSSTRKSKTFKEMEEERENKEPGYKSRFAKFSTSDDQDVFDEPTPKTRVLPNRSYTIDDPYSFSRSKIRSLPSLIDDEPEDFSLPSDDVDAPSSPVPSSLGSTQYTSQEKQTSISSRQNLLDDPVPTSVTSKPSLLEPTSNTRSSHTSTVISSPALEANSTSKPITKSSNSVRPVPVPRQDQSQTSKYKPVSAETKQPIAPQVSASLPRSYQRSDSARITSVITPRPFGASSAKVASLPRPYMVEDSQKRLNGESSKPTTVPIRYTPFVKEDEDKSRTSLTQSSNEDEEEQVVPPTLSSITPVSRVAPQPKAVSPVNNKQQESYREMRISLSQKPNSSHDFGFQTNWDSTGAIVKSVQQGSPAELCHLQVGDKILAVNGQKVADMSYLQWKRSMDEALQEGSLFMDIHRQGKDSFSGPYANVSLDFTTRPTMDPTVKTLNVSSQPINSLSSNGINGGINEEPVILRNKEPISLKNLKRRSEFFEQGGSENHISDLPVPSLSTSSTRWSWDPEEERRRQEKWQKEQERQLQEKYRRDQEKLEEEFKKAQQEAVKEGTKQEDMRNLELQQEASRLAIKEEEERRRRSREEETKRKEEQARLEVERKKREEQERLEEERKRKEEQKRLEEKRKKEEEEFKQKEEEKRRREEEALKLQRKKEEEEERRQEAQWRLQANDAEYTFPELTYSHRAKSKSTPELDDTEKTDIKGVYSRHRGLAGWLLEEELRRKKDPHILRQQAASELELERRNILSAMRYSNPERGASSGESSLIRASQNKKEPLSKAEAERQQVIQDMKKKTTMLTDSCWIRQSTVTSTEKEPITLPMRRGESLDNLDIKTSRPSWRSSWTPASTSSISDYSRPYSGSSSIQSERPGAATLPSYQSHRPSLPQSTSTTSTYSENQPSSQNRSVSGKKMCTYCDKPLGKGAAMIIESLGICYHLQCFKCIQCKTDLGGSESGAEVRIRNKQLFCNSCYLQIKTGQPTSM, from the exons GATAGGCTCAGGCTCGTCCTCCATCAATGAACTAGCCAAACAAAATTCTACACAAGCTGCTTGGCTGTTTGAGTATGAGAGCAGTGATTCAGAGGTGGACCGTCCAGACCCTGACCCGTTTCTCGATGATTTGGCCAGTCGTCGGTTTCACACCTCATCTGCTGTCACACCCACCAACTTTGCATTACCCATGACTTCAGGGGAATCCACCACCTTGCCCCAAGCCACCAGGCCAAAGGTCATGGATACTAATTTGCCCCGACCAACATTGACCTATCTCAG TGGTGAATCTAAGCTTCCTCAGAAGGCTGCTAGGAGGTCTGTGTCTGCCGATGTCTACATGTATGATGCTTCGGAGGAAGAAGATGAGATTGGCTTTGCTGATCCTGTTCAGGATGATCTTTATGCTCGTAAAGTGGGTCTGACAGAAGCCCAGCCCATTTCCACTGTACACTATGATAAATTTCTCCCAAAGTTCTGGACACCAGCGGAAGACATGCATGTGCAGAAAATCAAACTGGGATCCCAGCGTCGTCCCTGGTACAGAAAGATCCAGGGCTTCAG CCAGAAGAAGTCTGGTTCATCCTCAGAGGACTCTGACTGCGATGTCAGTTCCCAGCTCTGTGTGTCCTctacctctcattctgaaaCTCTTTCCCCACATGCACAAACCTCAGCACAGCTCAGTCCCATCACTTCCAG TCCTACACCACAGCCACTCATGCTCACTCACCAGCCCCCTGGAGCCCAAAGATTTCAGCTTCCTGATTTCTTGCCCAGTCTCCACCCCACTTCAGGTCCAAGACTCATTAAGTGCAAGAGACACCCACTGTTAGGGCGGGAACACCCTAATGATCCTTACAATGTATCTGAGGACATTCTCCCTGATTTGGAAAATGATGACATGTTTAGCCGTCGCACATGTGCCTTCAATTCTAACATTGAGATGGCCAGGATAAAATATGGGGGTCTACTTACTTcacatcaccggtctgaaccgTGTATTAGAGTGGTCACTCAACACAGCAAAGACAAATCTATTTACCCTGACATTGAGAAAGACGACGTGGTCACTCGCAGGTTACGGCAACAGTCTACACTGCGACCACTTTCAGGAGCACCTGATAATTATCACCCTGTGCCTATTCCTGAGCCCTGGACCCTGCCACAAAAACTTCAGGCCAAGGTTTCTGCCCTGTGCACCCCAGTACACGTGACTGCCCAGGTGCATGCCGAACAAAAGGTGGACGCAACCCGAAAAACGGATGATATGCTAGTTAGGAAGCTTGGAATTGCACATGTCCAGAATCCTACTGAGTATTCCCAGAGGACAGTTGGAACTCAAACAGGTCCAAGTGTACCTTCATCCTGCAGTGAAGAGGATCTGCAAAAATGGCAGGCCATCAGAGAGGCCAGTCGCCTAAGATATATGAAGAGGCTAATGGTGGAGAG ACAGTTGCAAAAGAACTCAGATAGTGATGG GTCTAAATCATTGAGTGAGCTCCCTATTGAGCAGGCAGTCCAAAGTGTTCGTGTTGAGGATCTGCAGAAATTCCGTGCACAGGTGAAGGAAAGTGAAGACAAGTGGCAGGAT GATCTTACTAAATGGAAAAACAGGCGCAGGAGTGTTAACTTGGATATcatgaagaagaaagaagagagagagcaagtCGAGATACTTACTTCAGGCAGCAGCACCAGAAAATCAAAGACCTTCAAGGAAATGGAAGAGGAGAG GGAAAACAAAGAGCCAGGCTACAAAAGTCGCTTTGCTAAGTTCTCCACTTCTGACGACCAGGATGTCTTTGATGAGCCAACACCCAAGACCAGGGTTTTACCAAACCGCAGCTATACCATTGATGATCCCTACAGTTTCAGTCGATCTAAAATACGCTCTCTGCCCAGCTTAATAGATGATGAACCTGAGGATTTCAGCTTGCCATCAGATGATGTAGATGCTCCATCCAGTCCTGTGCCGTCCAGCTTAGGGAGCACTCAATATACAAGTCAAGAAAAACAAACTAGTATCTCCAGCAGGCAGAACCTTCTGGATGATCCAGTTCCAaccagtgtcaccagcaaaccAAGTCTACTAGAACCCACCAGCAACACTCGGTCAAGTCACACCAGCACCGTCATCAGCAGTCCTGCCCTGGAGGCCAACAGCACCTCAAAACCAATTACAAAATCCAGCAACTCTGTTAGGCCTGTGCCTGTACCTAGGCAAGACCAAAGTCAGACTTCCAAGTATAAACCAGTCTCAGCAGAAACAAAGCAACCCATTGCACCTCAGGTTTCTGCCTCACTCCCTAGGAGCTACCAGAGATCAGATAGTGCACGGATCACTTCTGTCATCACTCCCAGACCATTTGGTGCCTCAAGTGCCAAAGTTGCCTCGCTGCCTCGTCCCTATATg GTGGAGGACTCTCAGAAGCGCTTAAATGGTGAGAGCAGTAAGCCTACAACAGTTCCAATCCGTTATACACCATTTGTTAAAGAAGATGAGGATAAATCCCGCACCAGTTTAACACAAAGCAGTAATGAGGATGAAGAAGAGCAAGTGGTCCCCCCTACACTGTCATCCATCACTCCAGTCAGCCGTGTAGCCCCACAACCTAAAGCTGTGTCTCCTGTCAACAACAAACAGCAG GAAAGCTACCGTGAAATGAGGATTAGCCTGAGCCAGAAACCCAACAGCAGTCATGACTTTGGCTTTCAGACTAACTGGGACTCCACAGGGGCCATTGTGAAATCTGTCCAGCAAg GCAGTCCAGCAGAGCTGTGCCACCTGCAGGTCGGGGATAAGATCTTGGCAGTTAATGGGCAGAAGGTGGCAGACATGAGCTATCTGCAGTGGAAAAGGAGCATGGATGAAGCACTGCAGGAGGGTAGCCTTTTTATGGACATTCACAGACAGGGAAAGGACA GTTTCTCTGGGCCATATGCCAACGTGAGCCTGGACTTCACCACACGCCCAACCATGGATCCCACTGTGAAAACTCTGAATGTCAGCTCCCAGCCGATCAAT AGTCTTTCTTCCAATGGCATTAATGGTGGAATCAATGAGGAACCAGTGATTCTGAGAAACAAAG AAcccatttctttaaaaaacctCAAAAGGAGATCGGAGTTTTTTGAACAAG GTGGCTCTGAAAACCACATATCAGAT CTGCCAGTTCCCTCTCTCTCCACTTCTTCTACTCGCTGGTCCTGGGACCCAGAGGAAGAGCGCAGACGACAGGAGAAATGGCAAAAAGAGCAAGAGCGCCAGCTTCAG GAAAAGTATAGACGAGATCAAGAAAAGCTGGAGGAGGAGTTTAAAAAAGCTCAGCAAGAAGCTGTTAAAGAAGGCACAAAACAAGAG GACATGAGGAACCTTGAGCTGCAGCAGGAGGCCTCGAGACTGGCCAtcaaagaggaagaggagaggaggaggaggagcagagaggaggagacgaaaagaaaggaagagcaGGCGCGCCTTgaagtggagagaaaaaaaagggaggaaCAGGAGCGTCTtgaagaggagaggaaaagaaaggaggagCAGAAACGActggaagagaagagaaaaaaggaagaagaggagtttaaacagaaggaggaggaaaagaggaggagagaggaagaggcaTTAAAactgcagagaaaaaaagaggaagaggaggaaaggaggCAAGAGGCCCAGTGGAGACTTCAGGCAAA TGATGCAGAGTATACTTTCCCTGAGCTAACCTACTCACACAG GGCCAAGTCCAAATCTACTCCAGAATTGGATGACACAGAAAAAACTGATATTAAAG GTGTGTATAGCAGGCACCGGGGTCTGGCGGGATGGCTTCTGGAGGAAGAGTTACGAAGGAAGAAAGATCCACATATCCTAAGACAGCAGGCTGCATCTGAGCTGGAACTGGAGAGGAGAAACATCCTTAGTGCTATGAGATACAGTAATCCAGAGAGAG GAGCAAGCAGTGGTGAGAGCTCTTTGATTAGGGCCAGCCAGAATAAGAAAGAACCACTATCAAAGGCTGAAGCTGAAAGGCAGCAGGTCATTCaggacatgaagaaaaaaactacAATGCTGACAGACAGCTGCTGGATTCGTCAAAGTACCGTCACTAGTACAGAAAAAGAGCCAATCACCCTTCCCATGAGGAG AGGTGAGTCTCTAGACAACCTGGACATAAAAACAAGCCGTCCTTCCTGGAGGTCATCATGGACTCCGGCCAGCACTTCGTCTATCTCAGATTATAGCCGTCCTTATAGCGGCTCTTCTTCAATCCAAAGTGAACGTCCAGGTGCTGCCACACTGCCTTCATATCAATCTCATAGGCCATCGTTGCCCCAGTCCACATCCACCACCTCCACATATTCTGAGAATCAGCCATCCTCACAAAACAG GTCAGTCAGTGGCAAGAAAATGTGTACTTACTGTGATAAACCACTGGGTAAAGGAGCAGCAATGATCATTGAGTCCCTGGGGATCTGTTATCATTTACAATGCTTTAAG TGCATTCAATGCAAAACTGACCTTGGCGGCTCAGAAAGTGGAGCTGAAGTCAGGATACGAAATAAACAGCTCTTCTGTAACTCCTGCTATTTGCAAATCAAAA CTGGGCAGCCCACTTCCATGTGA
- the lmo7a gene encoding LIM domain only protein 7 isoform X1, with protein sequence MMSESKEYRRSLVVTPKTNAQFNQFLPSKDKQLSYVPAPLRKKRTNNQNEDNRRSWASPMFTEDDGSFSRIGSGSSSINELAKQNSTQAAWLFEYESSDSEVDRPDPDPFLDDLASRRFHTSSAVTPTNFALPMTSGESTTLPQATRPKVMDTNLPRPTLTYLSGESKLPQKAARRSVSADVYMYDASEEEDEIGFADPVQDDLYARKVGLTEAQPISTVHYDKFLPKFWTPAEDMHVQKIKLGSQRRPWYRKIQGFSQKKSGSSSEDSDCDVSSQLCVSSTSHSETLSPHAQTSAQLSPITSSPTPQPLMLTHQPPGAQRFQLPDFLPSLHPTSGPRLIKCKRHPLLGREHPNDPYNVSEDILPDLENDDMFSRRTCAFNSNIEMARIKYGGLLTSHHRSEPCIRVVTQHSKDKSIYPDIEKDDVVTRRLRQQSTLRPLSGAPDNYHPVPIPEPWTLPQKLQAKVSALCTPVHVTAQVHAEQKVDATRKTDDMLVRKLGIAHVQNPTEYSQRTVGTQTGPSVPSSCSEEDLQKWQAIREASRLRYMKRLMVERQLQKNSDSDGSKSLSELPIEQAVQSVRVEDLQKFRAQVKESEDKWQDDLTKWKNRRRSVNLDIMKKKEEREQVEILTSGSSTRKSKTFKEMEEERENKEPGYKSRFAKFSTSDDQDVFDEPTPKTRVLPNRSYTIDDPYSFSRSKIRSLPSLIDDEPEDFSLPSDDVDAPSSPVPSSLGSTQYTSQEKQTSISSRQNLLDDPVPTSVTSKPSLLEPTSNTRSSHTSTVISSPALEANSTSKPITKSSNSVRPVPVPRQDQSQTSKYKPVSAETKQPIAPQVSASLPRSYQRSDSARITSVITPRPFGASSAKVASLPRPYMVEDSQKRLNGESSKPTTVPIRYTPFVKEDEDKSRTSLTQSSNEDEEEQVVPPTLSSITPVSRVAPQPKAVSPVNNKQQESYREMRISLSQKPNSSHDFGFQTNWDSTGAIVKSVQQGSPAELCHLQVGDKILAVNGQKVADMSYLQWKRSMDEALQEGSLFMDIHRQGKDNWGKDLPSLPFKSRKVINLTSADSLGFSGPYANVSLDFTTRPTMDPTVKTLNVSSQPINSLSSNGINGGINEEPVILRNKEPISLKNLKRRSEFFEQGGSENHISDLPVPSLSTSSTRWSWDPEEERRRQEKWQKEQERQLQEKYRRDQEKLEEEFKKAQQEAVKEGTKQEDMRNLELQQEASRLAIKEEEERRRRSREEETKRKEEQARLEVERKKREEQERLEEERKRKEEQKRLEEKRKKEEEEFKQKEEEKRRREEEALKLQRKKEEEEERRQEAQWRLQANDAEYTFPELTYSHRAKSKSTPELDDTEKTDIKGVYSRHRGLAGWLLEEELRRKKDPHILRQQAASELELERRNILSAMRYSNPERGASSGESSLIRASQNKKEPLSKAEAERQQVIQDMKKKTTMLTDSCWIRQSTVTSTEKEPITLPMRRGESLDNLDIKTSRPSWRSSWTPASTSSISDYSRPYSGSSSIQSERPGAATLPSYQSHRPSLPQSTSTTSTYSENQPSSQNRSVSGKKMCTYCDKPLGKGAAMIIESLGICYHLQCFKCIQCKTDLGGSESGAEVRIRNKQLFCNSCYLQIKTGQPTSM encoded by the exons GATAGGCTCAGGCTCGTCCTCCATCAATGAACTAGCCAAACAAAATTCTACACAAGCTGCTTGGCTGTTTGAGTATGAGAGCAGTGATTCAGAGGTGGACCGTCCAGACCCTGACCCGTTTCTCGATGATTTGGCCAGTCGTCGGTTTCACACCTCATCTGCTGTCACACCCACCAACTTTGCATTACCCATGACTTCAGGGGAATCCACCACCTTGCCCCAAGCCACCAGGCCAAAGGTCATGGATACTAATTTGCCCCGACCAACATTGACCTATCTCAG TGGTGAATCTAAGCTTCCTCAGAAGGCTGCTAGGAGGTCTGTGTCTGCCGATGTCTACATGTATGATGCTTCGGAGGAAGAAGATGAGATTGGCTTTGCTGATCCTGTTCAGGATGATCTTTATGCTCGTAAAGTGGGTCTGACAGAAGCCCAGCCCATTTCCACTGTACACTATGATAAATTTCTCCCAAAGTTCTGGACACCAGCGGAAGACATGCATGTGCAGAAAATCAAACTGGGATCCCAGCGTCGTCCCTGGTACAGAAAGATCCAGGGCTTCAG CCAGAAGAAGTCTGGTTCATCCTCAGAGGACTCTGACTGCGATGTCAGTTCCCAGCTCTGTGTGTCCTctacctctcattctgaaaCTCTTTCCCCACATGCACAAACCTCAGCACAGCTCAGTCCCATCACTTCCAG TCCTACACCACAGCCACTCATGCTCACTCACCAGCCCCCTGGAGCCCAAAGATTTCAGCTTCCTGATTTCTTGCCCAGTCTCCACCCCACTTCAGGTCCAAGACTCATTAAGTGCAAGAGACACCCACTGTTAGGGCGGGAACACCCTAATGATCCTTACAATGTATCTGAGGACATTCTCCCTGATTTGGAAAATGATGACATGTTTAGCCGTCGCACATGTGCCTTCAATTCTAACATTGAGATGGCCAGGATAAAATATGGGGGTCTACTTACTTcacatcaccggtctgaaccgTGTATTAGAGTGGTCACTCAACACAGCAAAGACAAATCTATTTACCCTGACATTGAGAAAGACGACGTGGTCACTCGCAGGTTACGGCAACAGTCTACACTGCGACCACTTTCAGGAGCACCTGATAATTATCACCCTGTGCCTATTCCTGAGCCCTGGACCCTGCCACAAAAACTTCAGGCCAAGGTTTCTGCCCTGTGCACCCCAGTACACGTGACTGCCCAGGTGCATGCCGAACAAAAGGTGGACGCAACCCGAAAAACGGATGATATGCTAGTTAGGAAGCTTGGAATTGCACATGTCCAGAATCCTACTGAGTATTCCCAGAGGACAGTTGGAACTCAAACAGGTCCAAGTGTACCTTCATCCTGCAGTGAAGAGGATCTGCAAAAATGGCAGGCCATCAGAGAGGCCAGTCGCCTAAGATATATGAAGAGGCTAATGGTGGAGAG ACAGTTGCAAAAGAACTCAGATAGTGATGG GTCTAAATCATTGAGTGAGCTCCCTATTGAGCAGGCAGTCCAAAGTGTTCGTGTTGAGGATCTGCAGAAATTCCGTGCACAGGTGAAGGAAAGTGAAGACAAGTGGCAGGAT GATCTTACTAAATGGAAAAACAGGCGCAGGAGTGTTAACTTGGATATcatgaagaagaaagaagagagagagcaagtCGAGATACTTACTTCAGGCAGCAGCACCAGAAAATCAAAGACCTTCAAGGAAATGGAAGAGGAGAG GGAAAACAAAGAGCCAGGCTACAAAAGTCGCTTTGCTAAGTTCTCCACTTCTGACGACCAGGATGTCTTTGATGAGCCAACACCCAAGACCAGGGTTTTACCAAACCGCAGCTATACCATTGATGATCCCTACAGTTTCAGTCGATCTAAAATACGCTCTCTGCCCAGCTTAATAGATGATGAACCTGAGGATTTCAGCTTGCCATCAGATGATGTAGATGCTCCATCCAGTCCTGTGCCGTCCAGCTTAGGGAGCACTCAATATACAAGTCAAGAAAAACAAACTAGTATCTCCAGCAGGCAGAACCTTCTGGATGATCCAGTTCCAaccagtgtcaccagcaaaccAAGTCTACTAGAACCCACCAGCAACACTCGGTCAAGTCACACCAGCACCGTCATCAGCAGTCCTGCCCTGGAGGCCAACAGCACCTCAAAACCAATTACAAAATCCAGCAACTCTGTTAGGCCTGTGCCTGTACCTAGGCAAGACCAAAGTCAGACTTCCAAGTATAAACCAGTCTCAGCAGAAACAAAGCAACCCATTGCACCTCAGGTTTCTGCCTCACTCCCTAGGAGCTACCAGAGATCAGATAGTGCACGGATCACTTCTGTCATCACTCCCAGACCATTTGGTGCCTCAAGTGCCAAAGTTGCCTCGCTGCCTCGTCCCTATATg GTGGAGGACTCTCAGAAGCGCTTAAATGGTGAGAGCAGTAAGCCTACAACAGTTCCAATCCGTTATACACCATTTGTTAAAGAAGATGAGGATAAATCCCGCACCAGTTTAACACAAAGCAGTAATGAGGATGAAGAAGAGCAAGTGGTCCCCCCTACACTGTCATCCATCACTCCAGTCAGCCGTGTAGCCCCACAACCTAAAGCTGTGTCTCCTGTCAACAACAAACAGCAG GAAAGCTACCGTGAAATGAGGATTAGCCTGAGCCAGAAACCCAACAGCAGTCATGACTTTGGCTTTCAGACTAACTGGGACTCCACAGGGGCCATTGTGAAATCTGTCCAGCAAg GCAGTCCAGCAGAGCTGTGCCACCTGCAGGTCGGGGATAAGATCTTGGCAGTTAATGGGCAGAAGGTGGCAGACATGAGCTATCTGCAGTGGAAAAGGAGCATGGATGAAGCACTGCAGGAGGGTAGCCTTTTTATGGACATTCACAGACAGGGAAAGGACA ATTGGGGCAAAGACCTACCTTCCCTTCCATTTAAAAGCCGTAAGGTCATCAATCTCACCAGTGCGGATTCTCTAGGTTTCTCTGGGCCATATGCCAACGTGAGCCTGGACTTCACCACACGCCCAACCATGGATCCCACTGTGAAAACTCTGAATGTCAGCTCCCAGCCGATCAAT AGTCTTTCTTCCAATGGCATTAATGGTGGAATCAATGAGGAACCAGTGATTCTGAGAAACAAAG AAcccatttctttaaaaaacctCAAAAGGAGATCGGAGTTTTTTGAACAAG GTGGCTCTGAAAACCACATATCAGAT CTGCCAGTTCCCTCTCTCTCCACTTCTTCTACTCGCTGGTCCTGGGACCCAGAGGAAGAGCGCAGACGACAGGAGAAATGGCAAAAAGAGCAAGAGCGCCAGCTTCAG GAAAAGTATAGACGAGATCAAGAAAAGCTGGAGGAGGAGTTTAAAAAAGCTCAGCAAGAAGCTGTTAAAGAAGGCACAAAACAAGAG GACATGAGGAACCTTGAGCTGCAGCAGGAGGCCTCGAGACTGGCCAtcaaagaggaagaggagaggaggaggaggagcagagaggaggagacgaaaagaaaggaagagcaGGCGCGCCTTgaagtggagagaaaaaaaagggaggaaCAGGAGCGTCTtgaagaggagaggaaaagaaaggaggagCAGAAACGActggaagagaagagaaaaaaggaagaagaggagtttaaacagaaggaggaggaaaagaggaggagagaggaagaggcaTTAAAactgcagagaaaaaaagaggaagaggaggaaaggaggCAAGAGGCCCAGTGGAGACTTCAGGCAAA TGATGCAGAGTATACTTTCCCTGAGCTAACCTACTCACACAG GGCCAAGTCCAAATCTACTCCAGAATTGGATGACACAGAAAAAACTGATATTAAAG GTGTGTATAGCAGGCACCGGGGTCTGGCGGGATGGCTTCTGGAGGAAGAGTTACGAAGGAAGAAAGATCCACATATCCTAAGACAGCAGGCTGCATCTGAGCTGGAACTGGAGAGGAGAAACATCCTTAGTGCTATGAGATACAGTAATCCAGAGAGAG GAGCAAGCAGTGGTGAGAGCTCTTTGATTAGGGCCAGCCAGAATAAGAAAGAACCACTATCAAAGGCTGAAGCTGAAAGGCAGCAGGTCATTCaggacatgaagaaaaaaactacAATGCTGACAGACAGCTGCTGGATTCGTCAAAGTACCGTCACTAGTACAGAAAAAGAGCCAATCACCCTTCCCATGAGGAG AGGTGAGTCTCTAGACAACCTGGACATAAAAACAAGCCGTCCTTCCTGGAGGTCATCATGGACTCCGGCCAGCACTTCGTCTATCTCAGATTATAGCCGTCCTTATAGCGGCTCTTCTTCAATCCAAAGTGAACGTCCAGGTGCTGCCACACTGCCTTCATATCAATCTCATAGGCCATCGTTGCCCCAGTCCACATCCACCACCTCCACATATTCTGAGAATCAGCCATCCTCACAAAACAG GTCAGTCAGTGGCAAGAAAATGTGTACTTACTGTGATAAACCACTGGGTAAAGGAGCAGCAATGATCATTGAGTCCCTGGGGATCTGTTATCATTTACAATGCTTTAAG TGCATTCAATGCAAAACTGACCTTGGCGGCTCAGAAAGTGGAGCTGAAGTCAGGATACGAAATAAACAGCTCTTCTGTAACTCCTGCTATTTGCAAATCAAAA CTGGGCAGCCCACTTCCATGTGA